From Halorussus lipolyticus:
CCGTACTCTCGGGGACTCCAGTCTTCCTCCTCTTGGGCGGTCTGGACCTTCCGGTTGCGCTTGTCCACCTGCTCGATGCGAACGTCGGTGTCCTCGGTCCGGCGACCGAGCGCGTTGTGTTCGAGACCGGTGGACATGTGGGCGGCGTTCTCGGTGCCGGGGAGGGCGCGCGGACTGATGCCGTCGGCGGTCGAGAAGTGCGGTTGGAAGCGGTCGCGCTCGTCGGTCCACGCTTCCACCTCGTCGTCGTCCACGATTTTGCCGCGGTCGATTTCCACGGCGTCCATGTCGAACGTCTCCGGTTCGAAGGTCTGCTCGGTGACGGCCATCGAGAGGTCCGCCAGCAGGAAGACCGGCGTCTGGTACTTCTCGGCGAGGTTGAACGCCTCGACGGTCTTCTGGAAACACTCGGCGACGTTGGTCGGCGCGACGACGAAGCGCGGAATCTCGCCATGGCCGCCGTAGAGGGTCATGTTCAGGTCGCCCTGCTCCTGCTTGGTCGGCATCCCTGTCGAAGGCCCGGAGCGCATCACGTCGGCGATGACCAGCGGGGTCTCGCTGGTGGCGACCAGACCGAACGTCTCGGTCATCAGGTCGATGCCCGGCCCGGAGGTGGCCGTCATCGAACGGGCACCAGCGCGTGCCGCACCCAGCGCCATGTTGATGGCCGAGAGTTCGTCCTCGGCCTGCACGACTTCGCCGCCGAACTGCTCGATTCTGCCCGTCAGGTACTCCATCACGTCGGTCGCGGGGGTGATGGGGTAGCCAGCGTAGAACCGGCATCCGGCCGCGATTGCGCCCATCCCGATGGCTTGGTCACCGTTCAGGAGGACGTAATCGTTGTCGGTGGTGTCGAGGTCGTAATCGAACTCGTGGTCGAACTCGTCGGCCACGAACTCTTGGCCCTTCCGTGCCGCTTCCTTGTTGTTGTCCACGATGGACTCGCCCTTCGCGCCGAACTTCTTTTCGAGCGCGGAGTCGAGATTCTCGATGGGGAAGTTCGTGACCTCGCACGCCGCGCCGAGCGCGACGATGTTCTGCATGATGGCCCCGCCGGCCTCCTCGGCGAGACGCTGGAGGGGGACCGAGAGACCCGTCATGTCGCCGGGAATCTCGATGTCCTCCATCTCGGTGCGCTCGCCGTCGTAGATGATGACCGAGTCGTCGTGCAGTTCGTCGAGATTCTCGTCGATGGTGCGCTCGGTCAGCGCGACGAGGATGTCGAGGCGGTCCACGACGCTCTCGACGCGGTCGGTCGCGCTCCGAATCTTGTAGGCGGTGTAGCCGCCTCGGATTCGGGACGCGAAATCTTTCGACGTGAATACGTGTCGTCCTGCGCGGGAAAGCGCCTGTGCGAAAATTTTCCCGGTAGAGTCGATCCCATCGCCGGCCTCGCCGCCGATGGCCCAGTTCAGGTCGTCTGGCATTCCTAGGCGTGGGGTAGCCCGTCCCAAATCAAAAGCCTTCTGAAGCGACCGCGAGCGTGGTGAACTTCTGAACCGTTGTCCCCGGTTGTTCTTGCCGGTTACGGCAGTGTCGCGTCCGTTTCAAATCGTGATAGTCTTCCGGCAATCTCGTCTACTCCGGGGTTAATTACCTCTCGTTCGACCTTGCAATCGGTCGTAACTCTCGTCCACTCTCGCAATCAGTCGTAGCGTCTTTACTCGCGCCCCGACAACCGAGGAGTATGGACGGAACTGCGGTCGCGGTTCGAGCGGTCGAGTCGGTCGGAACGGACACCATCGCGCTGACGCTGGAGACGCCGGCGGCGTTCGACGCCGAACCGGGCCAGTTCGTGCAACTCGCTGGAACGGTCGATGGCGAGGAGATAACGCGCCACTACACCCTCTCGTCGCCGGACACAGACGAGACCTTCGAGGTCACGGTCGAGGTTGACCCCGAGGGGACGCTCAGTCCCTACCTCGCGGGCCTCGAACCCGGCGAGACGGTCGAAGTCGCGGGTCCCTTCGGCGACTCCTACTACGAGGCCGAGGAGAACGTCGTCCTCCTCGCGGGTGGGCCGGGCGTCGGTCCCGCGGTCGGCATCGGCGAGCGAGCACAGCGAGAGGACGCGACTGTCACCGTGGTCTACGAGGACGCCGACCCGGCCCACGAACAGCGCCTGACCGACCTCGCGGTCGGCGGCGCAACGGTGGTCATCACCGACGACGTGAGTAGCGAGGAGGTCTTGGAGGTCCTCGCCGACGCGGGTGGCCAGACGTTCATCTACGGGTTCGCCGACTTCTTGGACCGGGCCACTGCGGCGCTCGACGCGGCCAACGTGGACGCCGACGACGCCAAGACCGAGAACTTCGGTCCTGCGCCCGACTCGGAGTAGCGGAAAACTGGCGGTTGCTCAGTGTTCTACGAACTCGATGAGGATGCCACCCGTCGATTTGGGGTGGAGAAACGCCACGTCGTGGCCCCACGCGCCGGGCCGGGGTTCGTCGTCGATGAGTTCGACGCCGTGATTTCGGGCGGTGTCGAGCGCGGACTCGATGTCGTCGGTAGCGAGCGCGACGTGGTGGATGCCCGGCCCGTTGGCGTCGAGGTACTTCTGGACGGTTCCGCCTTCGAGGGGTTCGAGGAGTTCGAAGTAGCTGTCGCCAAAGTCGAGGAAGACGACTCGGAGGCCGTCGAATCGCTCCTCGTGGGCGACCGGCGCGTCGAACAGGTCGGCGTACAGTTCGGCGAGGTCCTCGGCGTCGTCGGTTGCGATTCCGACGTGGTCGATGTGCATGTGCGACAGATGCCTCCGTCGGAGTATAGTTCCGGCGGTCCGAGTCGTGTTCCGGCAGTCCGAGTCGTCGTCTCGACCGGCGCAGTCGCTGTTCTAACGATTCTCGGTCGGAACTGCCGAACCGGCGAACGCCAAGCTATCGAATTAGCGATAAGTTACCGAAAAGGGACGATTACGAGCCGATTCACTCGGGAGAATCCGGTCGGCTGGGTTAGGCCAGTTCGCACCACTGGATACCGCACACGATTTCGGTCGGGTTGACTAGGAACATTTGCTTGTCACCTCCTACCACATGGTAGTGATTCTCTGGGTAATAAATATTTCCATCTAGTGGTATAATTGAATATTTCTTCTAGTGAAAATCAGGGCAGTTCGGGTAAAATTTAGTGCCGCGGGGCCTCCGGTCCGCTACTGTCGAGGTACAACCGGACGGTCCCACATTGTTGGTACTATGTACGAGGGGGAAGAAGCGTCTCGATACTCTCGGTACCGCGCCGACGTTGTTCGATACGTACGGGCGACAGACGCGACTATCAGGGTAGCATTCTCGTAATTCGACCGGTACCGACTGGTCGCAAAATAGCTGTCGAGTCCACGAACGGAAGATGGCTACCTTACGCGAGGAAGCACTGGTTGTAACCGCACACGATTTCGAGCGGGTTGAATTCGAACATTCTTTGTCACCTCCTGTCACATGATAGTGAGTCTCTGGATAATAAATGTGTCTATATCAGAGAATAATTAAACAATAATAGTATTGAAAACACCAATATTTCGTGCGAACGTTTAGTGCTACCGAACCACACTTTCTTCCCCGGAAAGAAATATAATCAAGTTCTTAAGACAGTATTTTAATTCTTAGAAGTATCTATTTCTTTCCGGGTTGGAGAGATAACCCGACTGATGCCGCCAATGCGCACCACAAATCGGTGCGGGTCGCCTGCCCCGGCCCGCCGTCGGTACTCGTTACGAACCTCTCGCGACCGAGGCCCTAAGCACCTGTCTGACAACACGATAGCAGTGCGTCCAGTAATCGAACCGTCGGCGCTACGAAAACTGGTTGAAAGACGATACTCATCGGTGTGGTTTACTCACAGGATTTGTGCGGCTGTGCGCAGATGATTTGGAACGGAACGATGCGGAACATTCTGTCACCTCCTTTCCCAACTTACGATAGTACAATTTAATATTTCTTGTGGTGAGTTACCCTCATTCATTGTCGGGTTCCCTCGCCGACGACCAGAGCATCAACCGATGGGTCGGGGGATTTTAGGACGTAGTTATCGTGACCGAAGACGTGAATCCGACCGACCTCAGGGACGCGATTCCGGCGCTCGACCGCACGACCTACATGAACACCGGGGCCGCGGGGCCGAGTCCGGCGCGAGTGGTCGAGGCCATCGAGGAGTGCGTCGAGTACCACGAGTACGAAGCGCCCGCCGAGGAGGGGATGTACCCCTGCGCGTTCGACGTGTTCGACCGGACGCGCGAGACGGTGGCCGACCACTTCGGCGTGGACGCGGCCGAAATCGCGCTGACCCAGAGTACCACCGACGGCATCAATCGCATCGCGGCGGCGCTCGACTGGGAGCGCGGCGACACCGTGGTCCGGACCGACCTCGAACACTCGTCGGGAATCCTGCCGTGGAAGCGCCTCAAGCGACAGGGCGTCGAGATTGAGGTGGTCGAGACCGAGGACGGTCGCCTCGATTTGGACGTGATACAGGAGGCGGTCCGGGACGCGAAACTCGTCTGCCTGAGTTCACTGACGTGGACCCACGGCACCCAACTCCCCGTCTCTGAAGTCGCCGACATCGCTCACGACCACGGCGCACTGGTGCTGGCCGACGCCGTGCAGTCGCCCGGCCAGATGCCCCTGAACCTCGCGGAGTGGGGCGCGGACTTCTCTGCGGGTGCCGGACACAAGTGGCTCCTCGGCCCCTTCGGCGCGGGGTTCGTTCACGTCAGTCCCGGCGTCGAGGACCTCCTCGAACCGGCCCACATCGGCTATCGGAGCGTCGAGGACCCCAACGCCGAGGAGTACGCCTACGAACCCGGCGCACATCGCTTGGAGGTCGGCACCGTCTCGCCCGCGCCCTACGCCGGACTCGCAGAGGCCATCGAGACCATCGAAGACGTGGGCTACGACGCGATTCAGCGCCGAATCGAGACCCTGACCGACCACCTCAAGGAAGGCATCGCGGACGCCGAATCCGCCCGCCTGCTGAGTCCTCGCGAGTACGAGTCGGGCCTCGTCACCTTCGCCGTGGACGACCCCGACCCGGAGGCGTTCGTGGACGAGTTGGCCGACGACGGGATTCAGATTCGGGCGCTCCCCTACCCCGAGAACGCGGTTCGGGCGTCGATTCACGTCTTCAACACCGAGGACGACGTGGACGAACTAGTCGCGTGGCTCTGAGGGTCGGAAAACTGGAGTATTGCAACGAACTAGGAATATCCCTAACGGCCGCATCGGCGGCCGCAATTGTCACCCGATTCCGCGAAAACGCGATTACGCACCGTAGCAGTATCCAGCACCGACGCAGATGGCGTTCTGGAATATTTCGAATCCGATCATGTGGTTCACCTCCACACGGTAATCAAGCACACAGAGATAAATCTTTCTATATAAACAATCGTTAATAAAATTGTAGAATTATGAAATGTCTTCTATATCTCCAAAGGAAAGTATCTTCGAATCCTATCGCTAGTTTCCAAGAGAATCGGTAGCGTGCGATACGTCACTGTGGGCCAGCGGTGGACCGCTGGCACTAACAGACGGCGTCGATGTCTCCGTCACAGATTTGGAGCGGATTGAATCCGGACGCGGTCTCACCTCCGAGAATAAGTTTCGGTTCAAACATATAGAATCTCAATCTAAGTTCGAGCGAGCGAAGTCGCCGGAAACGCTGGACTACACCGCCGCGCCGGGCCGGTACTCCCCGAAGGTGTCGCGGAAGACGCCGCAGATTTCGCCGACCGTCGCGTAGGCCTTCACCGCGTCGATGATGTAGGGCATCACGTTCTCGTCGCCCTCGGCGGCCTCCCGAAGCGCGTCGAGTTTGGCCTCGACTTCCTCGTCGTCTCGGTCGTCTTTGACCGCGTTCAGGTGGTCGATTTGCTTCTGTTCTTCCTCCTCGGTGACCTCCTGAATGTCCACTTCGGGTTCCTCGTCCACCTCGAACTCGTTGACGCCGACGATGACGCGCTCTTTCTCCTCGATTTCGCGCTGACGTTCGTAGGCGATGTCCTGAATCTGGCGCTGGACCCACTGGTCCTCGATGGCTTGGAGCATGCCGCCCTTCTCGTCCACGGTGTCCAGCAAGTCGAAGGCGTCGTCCTCCACGTCGTCGGTCAGACTCTCGATGTAGTAGCTTCCGGCGAGGGGGTCGATGGTGTCGGCCGCGCCCGACTCGTGGGCCAGAATCTGCTGGGTCCGGAGGGCGGTCCGCACGCTGTCCTCGGTCGGCAGGGCGAGGGCCTCGTCCTTCCCGTTGGTGTGGAGGCTCTGGGTGCCGCCCAGCACCGCCGCGAGGGCCTGATAGGCGACTCGGACGATGTTGTTGTCCACCTGCTGAGCCGTGAGCGTCGAACCCGCGGTCTGAGTGTGGAACTTGAGTTGCTTGGACTTGGGGTTCTGGGCGTCGAATCGCTCCTCCATAATCGTGGCCCACATCCGGCGGGCCGCGCGGAACTTGGCGACCTCCTCCAGAATGTTGTTGTGAGCGTTGAAGAAAAAGGAGAGTTGCGGGGCGAAGTCGTCCACGTCGAGACCGGCGTCCATCGCGGCCTCGACGTACTCGATGCCGTTCCCGAGCGTGAACGCGAGTTCTTGGGCCGCGGTGGCTCCGGCCTCTCGGATGTGGTAGCCGGAGATGGAGATGGTGTTGAACTTCGGGGTCTCGTCGGCGCAGAACTCGAAGATGTCGGTGATGATGCGCATCGAGGGTTCCGGCGGGTAGATGTAGGTGTTCCGCGCGATGTACTCTTTCAGCAGGTCGTTCTGGATAGTGCCGCGTAGCTCCTCCCTATCGACGCCCTGCTTGTCGCCGACAGCGATGTACATCGCCAGCAGGACCGAGGCGGGCGCGTTGATGGTCATCGACGTACTCACCTCGTCGAGCGGGATGCCGTCGAAGACGGTTTCCATGTCGTGGAGCGAGTCGATGGCGACGCCCGACTTGCCCACCTCGCCCGCGGCCATGTCGGCGTCGGAGTCGTAGCCCATCTGGGTCGGCAGGTCGAACGCCATCGAGAGGCCCGACGACCCGTTCTCGATGAGGTACTCGAATCGCTCGTTGGTCTCCTCGGGCGTGCCGAACCCGGCGTACTGGCGCATGGTCCAGAGCCGACCGCGGTGCATCGTGGAGTAGACCCCGCGCGTGTAGGGTTCCTCGCCGGGGAAACCGAGGTCGTCGTCGTAGTCCAAGTCCGCCACGTCGTTGGGGGTGTAGATGCGCTCTACCTCTTGGCCGCCCGTGTCCGTGGTGAACTCGTCTTTGCGCTCGCCGAACCGCTCGACCGTGGGACCGACCGTCTCGTCCTCCCACTCCTCGCGCGCCGAGCGTATCTCCTCGAGGTCGTCCGAGTCGAACATTGGTCGAACCGACGAGCGCGCGACTCTTAACAATTGGCGGATTGCGTCGGCCACCCCGGTCTCGGGTCGGCGGATTGCGCTCGCTCGCTACGCGTTCGAGGCGTTCACCGCCCTAAACAATCATCTAGTCCTACTAGAGAAACAGAAATACGTCCTAAACAATACCATATGTTGCTAAACGGGCGCGTATTTACGGTATCCCGTCACCAGTTTCCCCCGCCCGCCGAGGACGCCGGGGTCAGTCGCCGGTATCGTACTTGTAGGTCGCCTCTTTGGGGTCGATGCCGAAGTCCTCGGGCGACTCCTCGGGTTCGGGTTCCTCCTCGTGGGGTTGGGCGCTCTTGAACCGCTCGCGGAGTCGGTCGGGCATCACGAACGCCTCGACTTCGAGCGCCATCCCGACCGCTTCCGGGTCGAGGTTCTCACGCTTGGTTTCGAGGCGCTCGCGGAGTCGTTCTGGCAGGTCGCTGGCCTCGACGCCCCGGAAGCCGAACTGGGCGAGGTAGTCTGTCGCGCTGGTCAGCGAGAAGACCACCTCGAAACCGTGGTCGCGGGCCTGTTCGACCAGTCGCTCCACGACGTGCGCGCCGACTCCCTGCCTGCGCCACGATTCGAGGACCCCGATGCTGGTGAGTTCACAGAGTTCCCGCTCGTCGGTCTTGTGGATTCGGATGCGGCCGAATCCCGCCTTCTGACCGGAGGTCTCGTCGATGGCGACCACGTAGTCGCGGGAACGGAACGCGGTATCGTCGAGACCCATCGCCTCGATGTGGTCTAACAGCCAGACCTCCTCTCTGTTTTTCGCGCCCCGGACGTACATGGGTGTCAGTTCGCCGTCTGAGGGTAAAAACCTGTGGCGCGAGGAGACGGTCAGTCGGCGAACTCGACGCTCTCGGCGCGGAACGACCGGGTGAGTGCCGCCCGTCGAAGCCCCCTTCAGCCACCCAAACGCGTGGACCGTCTCGGTAGCGCGAAATCGGTGTCTGGCCAGCGTGGCCGAATCGGTTCGTCCTCAGAGGCCGCCGGTCACTTCGTCCAGTCGGTTCACTACCTGCTGGAGGTCGGCCTCGTCCTCGATGGCGTCCCGGACGCGCTCTCGCTGGCGGACCTCGGCGGCGCTCGCGCCATAGGCCCGGACGTACTCGGCCCGCGAGTGTTCGTTGAACGCGTGGCGGATGGCGAAGTAGCCATCGGGAACTACTGAGCCACATACCTTGCACTCGCGGCGCTTGTGGTCGGTCGTCTGGTGAACGATGGCCTCCTCTACGTCCGCAAACTCCTCGGCGCAACCGTCGATGCCGCACTCCCAATCACTCATGTACGCGGATGGTCGGAGGGTCCTGATAAAACCTTTCGCCTCGGTGTCGGCGTGGCGCGAGGGCTGTCTCGGCGCTCTGAATCAATGTGGAGTGATTTATTAATAGCCATTGCCTTCTTCCGTGCCAATGTCTAGCTCCCACCATGGGTGACGATAACCCAGAGTTCGAAACCGGTCGGCGTAGCTTTCTACAAGCAAGCGGTGCGGGCGCAGTCGCACTGTCACTCCCCGGCGCGGCGGACGCCGAGGAGCGCGGCGCGGTACGAGACACGGACGAGTCAATCCTGACGGAGCCGACGGACGTGGACGCTCAGAACGTCCAAGAGGGCGGCGTCTTCGTCATGGGGATGGGCCAACAGCCGAGAGGACTGAATCCACTTTCGACCTCCTCGGCGTACTCGTGGGCGATTCTGGACCTCGTGTATCAGGGCGGGACCACGGTGGACCCGGTGGAGTTCGAGGTCCGGCCAAACATCTACACGGACTGGACCGTCGAGGTCCCCGACGGGCAGGCCGAACCGCAACCGGACGTGTACTTCAACGTCCGGGAGGGCCTGACGTGGACCGACGGCGAGGACCTCACCGTCGAGGACGTGATATTCACCTACGACTACATGAAAGAGCAGGAGCCGGGGCGGTACGCCTCGGCCATTCAGCCCATCAACACGGTCGAGAAGGCCTCGCAGGGCGACTGGGACGTACACATGAAACTCGACAAGCCCATCGGGACCTACGCGAGCAACCAACTCGCGGTGCCGATTCTGCCCCAGCACGTCTGGTCCGACGTGAGCGACTACCGCCAGTACTCGCCGGCCCAGAACGACGGACCGGTGGGCGTCGGTCCGGGGACGGTCACTCGGTACGAGCAATCGACCGCGGTCGAAGTCGAGTTCCGGGACGACTACCCGCTGGGTGACCTCGGTTGGCGGGAGGACGTGGACCGACTCGTGTCGGGCGGTCCCTTCCTCGATGCGGTCCGGTTCAAGATATTCGGGAGCGACTCGGCGCTCCAGCAGGCCTTCCTCCGCGGAAACATCGACAGTCTCTACGACTCCATCAACGTCGCCAACATCCCGAAGGTCGAGGAGAATCAGGGCCAGTCGTTCGTGCAGGGGTACGACACTGGCTTCGGCTACTTCGCGTACAACATGCGCCGGGTGCCGCTGGACGACGCCACCTTCCGGCAGGCGACTTCGATGGTGTTCGACGACTACTTCTGGACCGAACGACTCCAGCAGGGCTACTCCTACATGGGCGACTTCGTGATGCCACCGGGGTACACCGCGGTCCGGCCCGAATCCGCAGTCGAGGACGCCGAACTGCTGAACGCGCCCGAGACCAACGCCTTCGAGTTCCGCCAGAAGGAACCGGGCGTCCCCGACTACGAGGGGATTCGAACCTTCCTCACCGAGGGGAAGGTCATCGACGGCGACGAGGGCGAGTACGTCGGCAAGCAGTATCCCGGAACCCTGACGGGCGTCACGGGCGGGCAGTCGAAGGGTAAACACGACTACAGTTTCGGACCGGTCCAGTCGGAGACCCTGCGCCAGAAGCAGGGCGTCGAGGACGAAATTCGGGTCAACGGCAAGACCATCCCCGAAATCATGGGCGGTCCCATCGAGGTCCTGCTCTACCCGGCCAAGGACACGCCCAAACTGGCCAAGATGACGACCCGGTGGGTGGACATGATGAACAGACTCGGGATTCCGGCCGTCACGAAGGTCATGACGTTCAACACGATGCTCGGCCGGGTCTACTCCCAAGAGGACTTCGACATCTACCCGATGGGGTGGAGCGACCTCTCGCCGTTCGCCACGGGGACCCTCTACAACATCTTCCACTCCGACAACGCCGACGACCACTCCGAACTCGAAGGCTACGACGAGAAGAACACCACGACCCAACTCAACAACGCGATGGGGTACGGACTCGGCGACGCCGGGGCCGACGACCTCATCTCGCGGGCCAGAACCACCATGGAAGCCGAGAAGCGCAACCAAATCGCCCGCAAGGCGGTCGAGCGAATCTATCTGGACTTCCCGTATCAGGTGTACGGCTACGACAAGGTGATGTGGCCGGTGAACTCCGGGGAGTTCGCCGGGTTCGTCCCGGAGATTCCGGGTCCGGGTGCCGCGAACCTCCCGGTACAGATGATGCAGATTCACCAGTCCGGCGGCGGAAATGGCGGCGGTGGCGGAAATAGCGGTGGCGGCGGCAACAGCAGTAGCTAACTACCCGAGCAGTGCGGGCACCTCGCGGAGCGACGAAGCGGTTTCGTCGGCGCGGTCGGTCGCCTCGCTCAGTTCGGCCGATTCTTTCGCTTCCGACAGATAGACTCCGGTGAAGCCGGATTCTTGGGCCGGTAGCACGTCGCGTTCGAGGTCGTCGGCGACGAAGACGTACTCGTCGGCCGGTATCGCTTCGGTCGCCGTAGCGAAGATTTCGGGGTCGGGCTTGCCCGCGCCGACCTCGCCCGAAACCACCACGGCGTCGAACTCCTCGGCGAGACCGTGACGGGCTAACTTCCGGCGCTGAGCGCGCGCCCCGCCGTTGGTCAGCACGCCGAGCGCGGTCTCCGCCGACCCTCCGAGCGCGTCGAAGACCTCGTTGGTACCCGGTCGGAGCGCGGTCGCCGCGACCTCACGCTCGACGTAGCTCTCGGCTAACTCGTCGGGGTCGGCGTCGAGGCCGAACTCGGCACAGAGGTCGGCCATCGCGTCCCGGTAGGGGTCAGC
This genomic window contains:
- the mce gene encoding methylmalonyl-CoA epimerase; protein product: MHIDHVGIATDDAEDLAELYADLFDAPVAHEERFDGLRVVFLDFGDSYFELLEPLEGGTVQKYLDANGPGIHHVALATDDIESALDTARNHGVELIDDEPRPGAWGHDVAFLHPKSTGGILIEFVEH
- a CDS encoding acyl-CoA mutase large subunit family protein; translated protein: MFDSDDLEEIRSAREEWEDETVGPTVERFGERKDEFTTDTGGQEVERIYTPNDVADLDYDDDLGFPGEEPYTRGVYSTMHRGRLWTMRQYAGFGTPEETNERFEYLIENGSSGLSMAFDLPTQMGYDSDADMAAGEVGKSGVAIDSLHDMETVFDGIPLDEVSTSMTINAPASVLLAMYIAVGDKQGVDREELRGTIQNDLLKEYIARNTYIYPPEPSMRIITDIFEFCADETPKFNTISISGYHIREAGATAAQELAFTLGNGIEYVEAAMDAGLDVDDFAPQLSFFFNAHNNILEEVAKFRAARRMWATIMEERFDAQNPKSKQLKFHTQTAGSTLTAQQVDNNIVRVAYQALAAVLGGTQSLHTNGKDEALALPTEDSVRTALRTQQILAHESGAADTIDPLAGSYYIESLTDDVEDDAFDLLDTVDEKGGMLQAIEDQWVQRQIQDIAYERQREIEEKERVIVGVNEFEVDEEPEVDIQEVTEEEEQKQIDHLNAVKDDRDDEEVEAKLDALREAAEGDENVMPYIIDAVKAYATVGEICGVFRDTFGEYRPGAAV
- a CDS encoding DUF7565 family protein, whose product is MSDWECGIDGCAEEFADVEEAIVHQTTDHKRRECKVCGSVVPDGYFAIRHAFNEHSRAEYVRAYGASAAEVRQRERVRDAIEDEADLQQVVNRLDEVTGGL
- a CDS encoding HAD family hydrolase, which produces MRAVFFDLDGTLIDLPEDFFAVFEQALTRHDVRADAERHERFTETLLDLLGECRADPYRDAMADLCAEFGLDADPDELAESYVEREVAATALRPGTNEVFDALGGSAETALGVLTNGGARAQRRKLARHGLAEEFDAVVVSGEVGAGKPDPEIFATATEAIPADEYVFVADDLERDVLPAQESGFTGVYLSEAKESAELSEATDRADETASSLREVPALLG
- a CDS encoding 2-oxoacid:acceptor oxidoreductase subunit alpha; this translates as MPDDLNWAIGGEAGDGIDSTGKIFAQALSRAGRHVFTSKDFASRIRGGYTAYKIRSATDRVESVVDRLDILVALTERTIDENLDELHDDSVIIYDGERTEMEDIEIPGDMTGLSVPLQRLAEEAGGAIMQNIVALGAACEVTNFPIENLDSALEKKFGAKGESIVDNNKEAARKGQEFVADEFDHEFDYDLDTTDNDYVLLNGDQAIGMGAIAAGCRFYAGYPITPATDVMEYLTGRIEQFGGEVVQAEDELSAINMALGAARAGARSMTATSGPGIDLMTETFGLVATSETPLVIADVMRSGPSTGMPTKQEQGDLNMTLYGGHGEIPRFVVAPTNVAECFQKTVEAFNLAEKYQTPVFLLADLSMAVTEQTFEPETFDMDAVEIDRGKIVDDDEVEAWTDERDRFQPHFSTADGISPRALPGTENAAHMSTGLEHNALGRRTEDTDVRIEQVDKRNRKVQTAQEEEDWSPREYGNPDSNNLVISWGSNEGAMREALDYLEEDDIDVRFLSVPYIFPRPDLSDDIESADEVIVVECNANGQFADVLEHDALTRVKRVNKYNGVRFKADELAEEIKQKLQSEEVKA
- a CDS encoding ABC transporter substrate-binding protein → MGDDNPEFETGRRSFLQASGAGAVALSLPGAADAEERGAVRDTDESILTEPTDVDAQNVQEGGVFVMGMGQQPRGLNPLSTSSAYSWAILDLVYQGGTTVDPVEFEVRPNIYTDWTVEVPDGQAEPQPDVYFNVREGLTWTDGEDLTVEDVIFTYDYMKEQEPGRYASAIQPINTVEKASQGDWDVHMKLDKPIGTYASNQLAVPILPQHVWSDVSDYRQYSPAQNDGPVGVGPGTVTRYEQSTAVEVEFRDDYPLGDLGWREDVDRLVSGGPFLDAVRFKIFGSDSALQQAFLRGNIDSLYDSINVANIPKVEENQGQSFVQGYDTGFGYFAYNMRRVPLDDATFRQATSMVFDDYFWTERLQQGYSYMGDFVMPPGYTAVRPESAVEDAELLNAPETNAFEFRQKEPGVPDYEGIRTFLTEGKVIDGDEGEYVGKQYPGTLTGVTGGQSKGKHDYSFGPVQSETLRQKQGVEDEIRVNGKTIPEIMGGPIEVLLYPAKDTPKLAKMTTRWVDMMNRLGIPAVTKVMTFNTMLGRVYSQEDFDIYPMGWSDLSPFATGTLYNIFHSDNADDHSELEGYDEKNTTTQLNNAMGYGLGDAGADDLISRARTTMEAEKRNQIARKAVERIYLDFPYQVYGYDKVMWPVNSGEFAGFVPEIPGPGAANLPVQMMQIHQSGGGNGGGGGNSGGGGNSSS
- a CDS encoding ferredoxin--NADP reductase, yielding MDGTAVAVRAVESVGTDTIALTLETPAAFDAEPGQFVQLAGTVDGEEITRHYTLSSPDTDETFEVTVEVDPEGTLSPYLAGLEPGETVEVAGPFGDSYYEAEENVVLLAGGPGVGPAVGIGERAQREDATVTVVYEDADPAHEQRLTDLAVGGATVVITDDVSSEEVLEVLADAGGQTFIYGFADFLDRATAALDAANVDADDAKTENFGPAPDSE
- a CDS encoding GNAT family N-acetyltransferase translates to MYVRGAKNREEVWLLDHIEAMGLDDTAFRSRDYVVAIDETSGQKAGFGRIRIHKTDERELCELTSIGVLESWRRQGVGAHVVERLVEQARDHGFEVVFSLTSATDYLAQFGFRGVEASDLPERLRERLETKRENLDPEAVGMALEVEAFVMPDRLRERFKSAQPHEEEPEPEESPEDFGIDPKEATYKYDTGD
- a CDS encoding aminotransferase class V-fold PLP-dependent enzyme, whose protein sequence is MNPTDLRDAIPALDRTTYMNTGAAGPSPARVVEAIEECVEYHEYEAPAEEGMYPCAFDVFDRTRETVADHFGVDAAEIALTQSTTDGINRIAAALDWERGDTVVRTDLEHSSGILPWKRLKRQGVEIEVVETEDGRLDLDVIQEAVRDAKLVCLSSLTWTHGTQLPVSEVADIAHDHGALVLADAVQSPGQMPLNLAEWGADFSAGAGHKWLLGPFGAGFVHVSPGVEDLLEPAHIGYRSVEDPNAEEYAYEPGAHRLEVGTVSPAPYAGLAEAIETIEDVGYDAIQRRIETLTDHLKEGIADAESARLLSPREYESGLVTFAVDDPDPEAFVDELADDGIQIRALPYPENAVRASIHVFNTEDDVDELVAWL